A window of the Branchiibius hedensis genome harbors these coding sequences:
- a CDS encoding TM0106 family RecB-like putative nuclease, whose protein sequence is MLLVEGDVRWSASDLSAAADCEFQVLCRLDVLLGRASAAPAPQDPLLEHIARLGDRHEDHELERLRAEGEVRSMARVSPPYTEVSLRAAADHTRRALAGDAVLYQPAFYDGEFFGYADFVLPGEDGWQVWDAKLAREAKPRALLQLGAYVDQLLAMGVPVAPRVGLLLGDRSREEFPISEVLPVFRERRNRLRQLLIDHRTSSGPVQWGRPDLVACGRCADCTAAIEAHDDLWAVAGVYAGQRTVLRAAGVTTMPQLAALEAGPEGIGVDVLDRLRAQAKLQVRQRDLPDDAPMLYELKPGAAVALAMLPQPSPGDWFFDFEGDPLYDEGDPAVGGLEYLWGILDSDERFDPWWALDRSEEREVFIRFVETLTARRAQFPDMHVYHYAPYETSALKRLAIRYQTHEDALDDLLRAGVFVDLYATVRAAIRIGKGSYSIKKLEPLYMGDQLRDADGVTAGDASIVAFHEFLQKTSDGDVAGAERIRSDLADYNGYDCLSTLRLRDWLLARAPEAGVVVGAEAPAQELVTAPGLTPEQEARAALVQKLVAASGPLDPAQRTAQEQARALLAAALSYYRREEKVQWWQHIDLLGQPREELESQRDVFVIDEIEVQQDWTPSSTRSNAASRRVLRLTGRWGPGSAPGSSVSIAYDAPGPPKAQFPTGSATLLRSGEAAVEFTDDPDVVVVTESRPADLTFPQLPVALLPGSPPRSKVIADRIALVAQESLSDPLPQNAVTDLLTRRSSRLVGSGRLPHSGDDGTDIVTALTSMADSYVAVQGPPGTGKTHTACAVIRTLVEQHHWRIGVVAQSHAVVEHLLDALVRGGLEADAVGKMDPRTDSPEWTDVTKPKDRAAFLARTTGLVYGGTTWKFCSQDVPPGSLDLLVVEEAGQFSLAATIGAGVSAKRLLLVGDPQQLPQVSQASHPEAVDESALAWLMDGADTIAPEQGYFLAESFRMHPVLCERVSQLSYGGRLHAAEVAAHRELAEVPPGLGVVTVPHVGNSVQSPQEADAVVAQVTRVLGTPWRADPNSAPRPLEQRDVLVVAPYNAQVALIRDHLAQAELTGVSVGTVDRFQGRQAPVVIMSMTASSRGDVPRGMGFLLMRNRINVAISRAMWSAVIIRSDALTAYLPTTVDSFLELGAFLSLCDGAAWTRRPAAGGV, encoded by the coding sequence ATGTTGCTGGTTGAGGGGGACGTGCGATGGAGCGCGTCGGATCTGTCGGCCGCGGCCGATTGCGAGTTCCAGGTGTTGTGCCGTTTGGACGTGCTGCTGGGACGGGCGAGCGCTGCGCCCGCGCCGCAGGATCCGTTGCTGGAGCACATCGCCCGGCTCGGCGACCGGCACGAGGACCACGAGTTGGAGCGGTTACGCGCCGAGGGTGAGGTGCGGTCGATGGCCAGGGTGTCACCGCCGTACACCGAGGTGTCGTTGCGGGCGGCCGCCGACCACACCCGGCGGGCGCTGGCAGGTGACGCGGTGCTCTACCAACCGGCGTTCTACGACGGGGAATTCTTCGGCTACGCCGACTTCGTCCTGCCCGGCGAGGACGGCTGGCAGGTGTGGGACGCCAAGCTGGCGCGCGAGGCCAAGCCGCGTGCGCTGCTGCAACTGGGGGCGTACGTCGATCAGCTGCTGGCCATGGGCGTGCCAGTGGCGCCGCGGGTGGGCTTGTTACTCGGCGACCGGTCGCGCGAGGAGTTCCCGATCTCCGAAGTCCTGCCAGTGTTCCGAGAGCGACGAAACCGACTGCGCCAGTTGCTGATTGATCACCGTACGTCGAGTGGCCCGGTTCAGTGGGGCCGTCCCGATCTCGTGGCCTGCGGCCGATGCGCCGACTGTACGGCGGCGATCGAGGCGCACGACGACCTGTGGGCGGTGGCGGGGGTGTATGCGGGGCAGCGGACGGTCCTGCGTGCCGCGGGCGTGACGACGATGCCGCAACTGGCGGCTCTGGAAGCCGGCCCGGAGGGGATCGGAGTCGATGTTCTCGACCGCCTCCGCGCGCAAGCGAAACTGCAAGTGCGGCAACGGGATCTGCCCGATGACGCCCCGATGCTGTACGAGCTGAAGCCCGGTGCAGCGGTGGCGTTGGCGATGCTCCCACAGCCGTCGCCGGGCGACTGGTTCTTCGATTTCGAGGGCGATCCGCTGTACGACGAGGGTGATCCCGCGGTCGGCGGGCTGGAGTACCTGTGGGGGATTCTCGACTCCGACGAGCGCTTCGACCCGTGGTGGGCGCTGGACCGCAGCGAAGAGCGCGAGGTGTTCATTCGCTTCGTCGAGACGCTCACTGCCCGCCGCGCGCAGTTTCCGGACATGCACGTCTACCACTACGCGCCGTACGAAACCTCGGCTCTCAAACGCCTGGCGATCCGCTACCAGACGCACGAAGACGCACTGGACGACCTGCTGCGCGCCGGCGTGTTCGTCGACCTCTACGCCACGGTGCGGGCGGCGATCCGGATCGGCAAGGGCTCCTACAGCATCAAGAAGTTGGAGCCGCTCTACATGGGTGACCAGCTGCGCGACGCCGACGGGGTCACCGCCGGCGACGCTTCGATCGTCGCGTTCCACGAGTTCCTGCAGAAGACGAGCGACGGCGACGTCGCCGGGGCGGAGCGGATCCGCAGTGACCTGGCCGATTACAACGGCTACGACTGTTTGTCGACGCTGCGGCTACGTGACTGGCTGCTGGCGCGCGCCCCGGAGGCCGGCGTGGTGGTGGGCGCCGAGGCCCCCGCGCAGGAACTGGTGACCGCCCCGGGGCTCACGCCCGAGCAGGAAGCCCGCGCCGCGCTCGTCCAGAAGCTGGTGGCAGCCTCCGGGCCACTCGACCCGGCGCAACGCACTGCCCAGGAGCAAGCCCGCGCGTTGCTGGCCGCGGCGCTGTCCTACTACCGGCGTGAGGAGAAGGTCCAGTGGTGGCAGCACATCGATCTGCTCGGGCAACCACGGGAGGAACTGGAAAGCCAACGTGACGTCTTCGTGATCGATGAGATCGAGGTGCAGCAGGACTGGACGCCCTCGTCGACACGATCCAACGCAGCCTCTCGCCGGGTGCTGCGCCTGACGGGTCGATGGGGCCCTGGCAGCGCGCCAGGGTCGAGCGTCTCCATCGCGTACGACGCCCCCGGGCCACCGAAGGCCCAATTCCCCACCGGCTCAGCGACATTGCTGCGCTCGGGCGAAGCGGCCGTTGAGTTCACCGATGATCCCGACGTCGTCGTGGTGACCGAGAGCCGACCCGCAGACCTGACCTTTCCCCAGTTGCCGGTCGCGCTCCTTCCCGGGTCGCCGCCGCGCTCGAAGGTCATCGCGGACCGGATCGCGCTGGTGGCGCAGGAGTCACTGAGCGATCCCCTCCCGCAGAACGCGGTCACCGATCTGCTCACTCGCCGGTCGTCGCGGCTGGTCGGGAGCGGGCGACTACCGCATTCCGGCGACGACGGCACGGACATCGTCACAGCACTGACCTCGATGGCCGACTCGTACGTCGCGGTGCAGGGCCCACCCGGCACCGGGAAGACCCACACCGCGTGTGCGGTGATCAGAACCCTTGTCGAGCAACATCACTGGCGCATCGGAGTGGTCGCACAGTCGCACGCCGTAGTGGAGCACCTGCTGGACGCACTGGTGCGGGGTGGCCTCGAGGCTGACGCGGTCGGGAAGATGGACCCGCGCACCGACTCGCCCGAGTGGACCGACGTGACGAAGCCGAAGGACCGTGCCGCGTTTTTGGCCCGCACGACCGGACTCGTGTACGGCGGGACGACCTGGAAGTTCTGCAGTCAGGACGTGCCGCCCGGCTCGCTGGACCTGTTGGTGGTGGAGGAGGCAGGGCAGTTCTCCCTGGCGGCCACCATCGGGGCCGGTGTTTCAGCGAAACGACTTCTGCTGGTGGGGGATCCGCAGCAGTTGCCGCAGGTGAGCCAGGCCAGTCACCCCGAAGCGGTCGATGAGTCCGCGCTGGCCTGGTTGATGGACGGCGCGGACACGATCGCGCCGGAGCAGGGGTACTTCCTGGCAGAGTCCTTCCGGATGCATCCGGTGTTGTGTGAGCGCGTGTCGCAGCTGTCCTACGGCGGGCGGTTGCACGCCGCGGAGGTTGCGGCGCATCGTGAGCTGGCGGAGGTACCGCCAGGATTGGGTGTGGTCACCGTGCCACACGTCGGCAACAGTGTGCAGAGCCCGCAAGAGGCCGACGCAGTGGTCGCGCAGGTGACTCGCGTCCTGGGGACGCCGTGGCGTGCCGACCCGAACTCGGCCCCACGGCCACTGGAGCAGCGGGACGTCCTGGTGGTCGCGCCGTACAACGCGCAGGTCGCACTGATCAGGGATCATCTCGCCCAGGCGGAGCTGACCGGCGTCAGTGTCGGCACGGTGGACCGGTTCCAGGGCCGGCAGGCGCCGGTGGTCATCATGTCGATGACAGCGTCATCGCGGGGAGACGTGCCCCGCGGCATGGGGTTCCTGCTGATGCGCAACCGGATCAACGTGGCGATCTCCCGCGCGATGTGGAGTGCGGTGATCATCCGGTCGGACGCGTTGACCGCCTACCTGCCCACGACCGTGGACTCGTTCCTTGAACTCGGTGCGTTCTTGTCGCTGTGCGACGGTGCGGCGTGGACACGTCGTCCGGCAGCTGGAGGTGTCTAG
- a CDS encoding HicB family toxin-antitoxin system — protein sequence MSTYTAMVTRDGSLWFVDIPEVGIATQVRTLRDVDAMTTEAIALTLDVPPDTVTVHVLIDPGDSVRRHLQAAEQSRKESAEANARAASEVRAAARELAASGATLRDIGRVLNVSHQRAQQLVKG from the coding sequence GTGAGCACCTACACGGCAATGGTGACTCGGGACGGATCATTGTGGTTCGTCGATATTCCCGAGGTCGGGATCGCGACGCAGGTGCGAACGCTCCGCGACGTTGATGCGATGACGACCGAAGCAATCGCGCTGACGCTTGACGTCCCACCTGACACAGTTACCGTCCATGTGCTGATTGATCCCGGCGATTCGGTTCGACGTCACCTGCAGGCCGCCGAGCAGTCGCGTAAGGAATCGGCCGAAGCGAATGCCCGGGCGGCGTCCGAGGTTCGAGCGGCGGCACGGGAGTTAGCCGCATCGGGCGCCACGCTACGCGACATCGGGCGGGTGTTGAACGTGAGCCACCAACGCGCGCAGCAATTAGTCAAGGGGTAA
- a CDS encoding sodium:solute symporter: MDNALNLAVIVIYLIVIAVVGLRLSGRQKSGSDYFVGERSMPWWAVCFSVVATETSVLTVISVPGGTYAGAGFGNVELAFGYMIGRVIVATLLIPLYRQEGFTSAYQYLGQRFGRWSQGLASVTFVVTRLMAEGVRLFASAIPIKLLLDEFGMNVNYGVIIVVLTIITVAYTYLGGIKAVIWTDAIQMLLYLGGAILAIVVLAGHVGLTGVTDAFHAGQFKIFDTDFAFSHILTSPFALPTAIIGGAIFAMASHGSDQLIVQRILSTKTLRDSQKAMIGSGVFIIIQFAAFSLVGALLWSYYGGRSVKDLGLATPDDIYPNFILHGLPVVISGLMVAGILGAAMGSLSSALNSMANSTVADIVHAFSNKQLPDQVALKVGRVMTIVWAILMAGFAMHFSGTTGNVYLTGLAIAGYTYGAMLGAFLLGRLVPRADQRDALVAFVATVIAMTYIVRNISIDVTKAGVATTASIAPQWLVPIGVVITLVVGGVMSLFHSPASQSDKNAPSSTNDSTVVGR, encoded by the coding sequence GTGGACAACGCCCTCAACCTCGCAGTCATCGTCATCTATCTGATCGTGATCGCGGTCGTGGGGCTACGCCTGTCCGGGCGGCAGAAGTCCGGCTCCGACTACTTCGTCGGCGAGCGCAGCATGCCGTGGTGGGCGGTGTGCTTCTCGGTGGTGGCGACCGAGACCAGCGTCCTGACGGTGATCAGCGTGCCCGGGGGAACCTACGCGGGAGCCGGATTCGGGAACGTGGAGCTCGCGTTCGGCTACATGATCGGTCGAGTCATCGTCGCGACCTTGCTCATCCCGCTGTACCGGCAGGAAGGCTTCACCAGCGCCTACCAGTACTTGGGGCAACGGTTCGGCCGGTGGAGCCAGGGCTTGGCGTCGGTGACTTTCGTGGTGACCCGGTTGATGGCTGAAGGCGTCCGCCTCTTTGCCTCCGCCATCCCGATCAAGCTGCTGCTGGATGAGTTCGGGATGAACGTCAACTACGGCGTCATCATCGTCGTCCTGACCATCATCACCGTGGCCTACACCTACCTGGGCGGGATCAAGGCGGTTATCTGGACCGACGCGATCCAGATGCTGCTCTACCTCGGTGGCGCCATCCTGGCGATCGTGGTGCTCGCCGGTCACGTCGGCCTGACGGGAGTGACCGACGCCTTCCACGCCGGCCAGTTCAAGATCTTCGACACCGACTTCGCCTTCTCCCACATCCTGACCAGCCCGTTCGCGTTGCCGACGGCGATCATCGGCGGGGCCATTTTCGCGATGGCGTCACACGGCTCGGACCAGTTGATCGTGCAGCGGATCCTGTCGACCAAGACATTGCGCGACAGCCAGAAGGCGATGATCGGTTCGGGCGTCTTCATCATCATCCAGTTCGCCGCGTTTTCGTTGGTGGGCGCCCTGCTGTGGTCGTACTACGGCGGACGCAGTGTGAAAGACCTCGGCCTGGCCACTCCGGATGACATCTACCCGAACTTCATCCTGCACGGCTTGCCCGTGGTCATCTCCGGACTGATGGTCGCCGGCATCCTCGGCGCCGCGATGGGCTCGTTGTCCTCGGCGCTCAACTCGATGGCCAACTCGACGGTCGCAGACATCGTGCATGCCTTCTCCAACAAGCAGTTGCCCGACCAGGTCGCGCTCAAGGTCGGCCGGGTGATGACCATCGTCTGGGCGATCCTGATGGCCGGATTCGCGATGCACTTCTCCGGCACGACCGGCAACGTCTATCTGACCGGTCTGGCCATCGCCGGCTACACCTACGGCGCCATGCTGGGCGCGTTCCTCCTGGGTCGCCTCGTGCCCCGGGCCGATCAGCGCGACGCCCTGGTAGCTTTCGTGGCCACCGTGATCGCGATGACCTACATCGTGCGGAACATCTCTATCGACGTGACCAAAGCAGGTGTCGCGACGACCGCCAGCATCGCGCCTCAGTGGTTGGTGCCAATAGGTGTCGTCATCACGTTGGTGGTCGGAGGCGTGATGAGCCTCTTCCACTCGCCCGCGTCGCAGAGTGACAAGAACGCACCGAGCTCAACGAACGACTCCACAGTCGTCGGCAGATGA
- a CDS encoding dihydrofolate reductase family protein, which produces MSVVVVNHLSLDGVLQGPGRPDEDRRDGFAYGGWARSSDDPLVAEALGKVMGQGFSWLFGRFSYEDMLGYWNEAGGPFRDGLNNTTKYVASSDEDYRPPWPNTQLVTGDVPARVAELRATTEGNLVVMGSGQLIRSLLPGGLIDRLLLLIHPVVLGSGRRLFGPADVPVPLQLVDSEATSDGLLVATYEPVG; this is translated from the coding sequence ATGAGCGTCGTCGTGGTCAACCACCTCAGTCTCGATGGAGTCCTGCAGGGTCCTGGCCGACCCGATGAGGACCGGCGCGACGGCTTCGCGTACGGCGGATGGGCACGCTCATCCGACGACCCGCTCGTCGCCGAGGCGTTGGGAAAGGTCATGGGCCAAGGCTTCTCGTGGCTCTTCGGCCGGTTCAGCTACGAGGACATGCTCGGATATTGGAACGAGGCGGGTGGCCCGTTCAGAGATGGCCTGAACAACACCACCAAGTACGTCGCATCTTCTGACGAGGACTATCGGCCGCCGTGGCCGAACACCCAGCTGGTGACCGGTGACGTACCAGCGCGGGTCGCCGAGTTGCGCGCGACGACCGAGGGGAACCTGGTCGTGATGGGCAGCGGGCAGTTGATCCGTTCGTTGTTACCCGGGGGACTCATCGATCGGCTCCTGCTGCTGATCCATCCGGTGGTGTTGGGTTCTGGCCGCCGGTTGTTCGGTCCTGCCGACGTCCCGGTGCCGCTACAACTGGTCGACAGCGAGGCGACCTCGGACGGACTGCTGGTCGCGACCTACGAGCCGGTGGGCTGA
- a CDS encoding amidohydrolase family protein, with the protein MSEPLPEDEGTAVRGRLASVGLDSMIDVHTHFMPERVLAKVRAYFDAAGPLIGGAWPIAYRGDDADRLARLRSFGVAHFSGLNYPHKPGMAAWLNQWSAQFAAQVPECLQSATFYPEPEAPTYVAEAIDSGARIFKVHVQVGNYDPNDPLLDQVWTQLQDKQIPAVIHSGDGPVPGDHTGVAGVRRLLERFPRLVLIIAHMGMPEYDAFLDLADDFPGIYLDTTMVFTPFTEDLMPFPEASKPRLLDFGDRILFGSDFPNIPHPFLTQVDAVLGLDLGAEWSRKVLRDNAARLFNLDE; encoded by the coding sequence ATGAGCGAACCACTTCCCGAGGACGAAGGCACTGCGGTGCGCGGGCGGTTGGCGAGCGTCGGGCTGGACTCGATGATCGACGTACACACCCACTTCATGCCCGAGCGGGTGTTGGCCAAGGTGCGCGCCTACTTCGATGCGGCCGGGCCGCTTATTGGCGGGGCTTGGCCGATCGCCTATCGCGGTGACGACGCGGACCGGCTGGCGCGGTTGCGGTCGTTCGGCGTGGCGCACTTCTCCGGCCTGAACTATCCGCACAAACCAGGAATGGCGGCCTGGCTCAACCAGTGGTCAGCGCAGTTCGCGGCGCAGGTCCCCGAGTGCTTGCAGTCGGCGACGTTCTATCCCGAGCCGGAAGCACCCACCTACGTGGCCGAGGCCATCGACTCGGGCGCACGCATCTTCAAGGTCCACGTCCAGGTCGGCAACTACGATCCGAACGATCCGTTGCTGGACCAGGTGTGGACTCAACTGCAGGACAAGCAGATTCCCGCGGTGATCCACTCCGGCGACGGTCCGGTGCCGGGCGATCACACCGGTGTGGCAGGGGTCCGCCGGTTGCTGGAGCGCTTCCCGCGACTGGTGTTGATCATCGCGCACATGGGCATGCCCGAGTACGACGCGTTCCTCGATCTGGCCGACGACTTCCCGGGGATCTACCTGGACACGACGATGGTGTTCACGCCGTTCACGGAGGACCTCATGCCGTTCCCGGAGGCGTCGAAGCCGCGACTGCTGGACTTTGGTGACCGGATCCTCTTCGGCAGCGACTTCCCGAACATCCCGCACCCTTTCCTGACCCAGGTCGATGCGGTCCTCGGTCTTGATCTCGGCGCCGAGTGGTCGCGAAAGGTCTTGCGGGACAACGCAGCCCGGCTCTTCAACCTCGACGAGTAG
- a CDS encoding PPOX class F420-dependent oxidoreductase, protein MSPKIATNTAVSLDELLEFVRPRHHLVLITQRHDGSPQVSPVTGGVDDSGRIVISSYPQRAKTRNARKRTQVSVLVLSDEWDDAWVQVDGDAEVIDAVDDVEPFVEYFRNIAGEHSDWDEYRAAMITQNKSLIRVTPTRWGPVATGGFPPSS, encoded by the coding sequence ATGAGCCCGAAGATCGCCACGAACACCGCCGTGTCACTGGACGAATTGTTGGAGTTCGTCCGGCCGCGCCACCACCTGGTGCTGATCACCCAGCGACACGACGGTTCGCCGCAGGTGTCGCCGGTGACCGGCGGAGTGGACGACTCGGGCCGCATCGTCATCTCCAGCTACCCGCAGCGCGCGAAGACGCGCAACGCACGCAAGCGGACGCAGGTCAGCGTGCTGGTTCTCTCGGATGAATGGGACGACGCCTGGGTGCAGGTCGACGGTGACGCCGAGGTGATCGACGCGGTGGACGACGTCGAGCCGTTCGTGGAGTACTTCCGCAACATCGCCGGTGAACACTCCGACTGGGACGAGTACCGGGCAGCGATGATCACGCAGAACAAGTCGCTGATCCGGGTCACGCCGACCCGATGGGGTCCCGTGGCGACGGGCGGCTTCCCGCCGTCCTCCTGA
- the egtB gene encoding ergothioneine biosynthesis protein EgtB, with amino-acid sequence MASPAAASVDTASDFIARYDALRAYTEALASPLSPEDQTVQSMADVSPTKWHRAHVTWFFETFLLAEHEQRFAPFQDKYWFLFNSYYEAVGPRYSRPLRGVISRPGAHDVGRYRANVDDRMRDLIAGLDEGALSKVAPTITLGFHHEQQHQELLLMDIKHVLSLNPLEPVYAGRPRATHTPPGPLGWVSYDGGLVEIGHPGGSGFCFDNELPEHQEFLTPYRLADRLITNGEWLDFMADGGYRRAEFWLSDGWGRVQSDGWAAPFYWQQVDGVWFEHTLHGTYPVDPALPVCHVSHYEADAYAAWAGKRLPTEAEWEHAARLHEETPCAADNLGDTAAFHPRAAGEQDGRLRQLFGDCWEWTRSAYLPYPGFHASEGAIGEYNGKFMSGQMVLRGGCAFTPPGHARASYRNFFPPGARWALSGVRLADDNVVA; translated from the coding sequence ATGGCCTCCCCCGCTGCTGCGTCCGTGGACACCGCGTCCGACTTCATCGCCCGGTACGACGCGTTGCGGGCCTACACCGAAGCGTTGGCTTCCCCGTTGTCCCCCGAGGACCAGACGGTCCAGTCGATGGCGGACGTGTCCCCGACCAAGTGGCACCGCGCGCACGTCACGTGGTTCTTCGAGACGTTCCTGCTGGCCGAGCACGAGCAACGGTTCGCACCCTTCCAGGACAAGTATTGGTTCTTGTTCAACTCCTATTACGAGGCCGTCGGCCCACGGTATTCGCGCCCGCTGCGCGGCGTGATCTCCCGCCCGGGGGCGCACGACGTCGGGCGCTACCGCGCGAACGTCGATGACCGGATGCGGGATCTGATCGCGGGGCTGGATGAAGGGGCACTGTCGAAGGTGGCCCCGACCATCACCCTGGGTTTCCACCACGAGCAGCAGCACCAGGAGTTGCTGCTGATGGACATCAAGCACGTGCTGTCGTTGAACCCCTTGGAGCCGGTGTACGCCGGTCGGCCGCGCGCGACTCACACCCCACCCGGCCCGCTCGGCTGGGTTTCCTACGACGGGGGTCTGGTGGAGATCGGGCATCCCGGCGGTAGCGGGTTCTGCTTCGACAACGAACTGCCCGAGCACCAGGAGTTCCTGACGCCGTACCGCCTCGCGGACCGGTTGATCACCAACGGCGAGTGGCTGGACTTCATGGCCGACGGCGGCTACCGGCGCGCCGAGTTCTGGTTGTCCGACGGGTGGGGCCGGGTCCAGTCCGACGGTTGGGCAGCGCCGTTCTACTGGCAACAGGTCGACGGGGTGTGGTTCGAGCACACTCTGCACGGCACCTACCCGGTGGATCCCGCCCTGCCGGTCTGTCACGTCAGCCACTACGAGGCCGACGCGTACGCCGCGTGGGCCGGCAAGCGGCTACCGACCGAGGCCGAGTGGGAGCATGCCGCCCGACTGCACGAGGAAACGCCCTGCGCCGCAGACAATCTCGGCGACACCGCCGCGTTCCATCCGCGCGCTGCAGGAGAGCAGGACGGTCGGCTGCGCCAACTCTTCGGCGACTGTTGGGAGTGGACGCGATCGGCGTACCTGCCCTATCCCGGCTTCCACGCCAGCGAGGGTGCGATCGGTGAGTACAACGGGAAGTTCATGTCGGGGCAGATGGTGCTGCGCGGCGGGTGCGCCTTCACCCCGCCCGGTCACGCGCGGGCGTCGTACCGCAACTTCTTCCCACCCGGCGCCCGCTGGGCCCTGTCCGGGGTCCGCCTGGCCGACGATAACGTCGTGGCATGA
- a CDS encoding putative quinol monooxygenase — MIFITARFRVKAEDADQWPEISRSFTEATRAEPGNLWFDWSRSLDDPQEYVLLEAFKDDGAEAHVSSDHFKQAQQDLPPHLEETPRIVNFQVPGEEWSELGEMAVD; from the coding sequence ATGATTTTCATCACGGCACGTTTCCGGGTGAAAGCCGAAGACGCCGATCAGTGGCCGGAGATCAGCAGGTCGTTCACCGAGGCGACCCGCGCTGAACCGGGCAACCTGTGGTTCGACTGGTCGCGCAGCCTGGACGACCCGCAGGAGTACGTGCTGCTGGAAGCGTTCAAGGACGACGGCGCAGAGGCGCACGTCTCCTCCGATCACTTCAAGCAGGCACAGCAGGACCTGCCACCGCACCTGGAGGAGACGCCCCGGATCGTGAACTTCCAGGTCCCGGGCGAGGAGTGGTCCGAGCTGGGCGAAATGGCGGTCGACTAG
- a CDS encoding NAD(P)-dependent alcohol dehydrogenase, with amino-acid sequence MSTMRAVQVVGYHQNLQMDQVPVPEPTGPWDVVVKIGGAGVCRTDLHILEGQWAEKSQVQLPYTIGHENAGWVSAVGSAVTNVQEGDTVILHPLITCGLCRACRSGDDVHCEANAFPGIDTNGGYAEYLKTSARSVVKIDSSLHPADVAALADAGLTAYHAAAKAARRLTPRDKVVVIGAGGLGHIGIQVLKALSPAEIIVVDRNADAVKLALSIGADHGVVAEGTQVEQVLDLTGGNGAEVVVDFVGENGATAEGTAMLRQAGDYHVVGYGENIDVPTIDIISTEINYIGNLVGSYNDLCDLMELARRGAVTLHTQKYALDDFQTAIDDLDNGRVRGRAILVP; translated from the coding sequence ATGAGCACGATGCGAGCCGTCCAGGTGGTCGGCTATCACCAGAACCTGCAGATGGACCAGGTCCCGGTCCCCGAGCCGACCGGCCCCTGGGACGTCGTGGTCAAGATCGGCGGAGCGGGTGTCTGCCGCACCGACCTGCACATCCTGGAAGGCCAGTGGGCCGAGAAGTCCCAGGTGCAATTGCCCTACACGATCGGGCACGAGAACGCCGGCTGGGTATCGGCGGTCGGCAGCGCGGTGACCAACGTGCAGGAGGGCGACACCGTCATCCTGCACCCGCTGATCACCTGTGGCCTGTGCCGGGCCTGCCGCAGCGGCGACGACGTGCACTGCGAGGCCAACGCCTTCCCGGGCATCGACACCAACGGCGGGTACGCCGAGTACCTCAAGACCTCGGCGCGCAGCGTGGTCAAGATCGACTCCTCGCTGCACCCCGCGGACGTGGCGGCGCTGGCGGACGCCGGCCTCACGGCGTACCACGCGGCGGCCAAGGCGGCCCGGCGCCTCACGCCGCGCGACAAGGTGGTCGTGATTGGTGCAGGAGGTTTGGGGCACATCGGGATCCAGGTGCTCAAAGCGCTCAGCCCGGCCGAGATCATCGTCGTGGACCGCAACGCGGACGCGGTGAAGTTGGCTCTGTCGATCGGCGCCGACCACGGTGTCGTCGCCGAAGGCACCCAGGTCGAGCAGGTGCTGGACCTCACCGGTGGCAACGGCGCCGAGGTGGTCGTCGACTTCGTCGGCGAGAACGGCGCGACGGCCGAGGGCACCGCGATGCTGCGGCAGGCCGGCGACTACCACGTGGTCGGGTACGGCGAGAACATCGACGTGCCGACCATCGACATCATCTCCACCGAGATCAACTACATCGGCAACCTGGTCGGCTCCTACAACGACCTGTGCGATCTGATGGAGTTGGCGCGGCGCGGGGCGGTGACCCTGCACACGCAGAAGTACGCGCTGGATGACTTCCAGACCGCGATCGACGACCTGGACAATGGTCGGGTGCGCGGCCGCGCCATCCTCGTCCCCTGA